The nucleotide window CCGGCAGACCGCGGCCCGTTCACTGGATCAACCCTGCTCGATCGCCTCGATCACCCCGTCGCGCACCACAACAGCCACCTGCATCTTGCTGACGAGGTTGTCACCAACCTGAACATCGCAGAAGCTCTCCAGCTGACCCTGTTCCACAATCTGTTCCATTTCAAGCTCACGCACCTGAGCCTGTTGCTGCAGCAGGTTGCGCTTCTGTTCCTCGAGCTCGGCCCGCTTGGCCGCCACCTGCTGCTGCACCTGAGCCACCTGCTCCTGAACCCGGGGATCAAGAGGGTTGGCGCTCTGACGGCGCACATCGTCAACCACCTGCTGGCCTTCCTGCTCCAATTGCGCCAGCTGCTGGTCGGTGGTGGCGATCGCCGTACTCAATTCGCGCTCGGCTTCTTCCTTCCAGGCCGGAGTCACCACAGCACGGACGGTGATGGAGCGCTTGATCGACAGGGTGGTGCCGTCGGACATGAGAGCCAAGAGGAAGCGCCAAGCGTCTCAGCCCGACGGCCAATGGTCAACCCAGGATCCCGTGCCAGCACTCAGCGCCCGTACAGCGCCTCAATCGCTTCCGAGTCCCGCTCAGTGATCCGATCGCGGCGTTGTTTCAGCGTCTGCGTTAACAACCCATTGTCGATCGAGAACGGTTCCACCAGAGCCACACCCACGAGGCGCTCATCCCCCCGAGCCCCCACCCGATCACTCAGCAGACGGTTGAGCTCTCCGCGCAGCAGTCGCCTCAAGCCCGGATCTCCTGGAGACCCGCCCAGATCCTCACCAGGATCAGCGATCTGATCACTGGCCCAGGCCCGCATCGCCTCGAGACGGGGCACAACAAGGGCCCCGAGCTGACGTTCGTCCTGTCCCACCAGCATCACCTGCTCGATCAGAGGACTGGCCACCAGGGTTTCCTCCAGGGGGCCCGGCTCGATGTTCTCGCCACTGCTGAGGACAATCGTGTCCTTGGCACGGCCGGTGAGTACCACCGACCCATCCGGGAGCAGCAGACCCAGATCACCAGTGTCAAACCAACCCTCAGCATCCAGCACCTTGGCCGTGGCTTCGGGTTTGCCGAGATAGCCCCGCATCACCTGGGGACCCCGCACCTGCACGACCCCCCGCTG belongs to Synechococcus sp. WH 7805 and includes:
- a CDS encoding YlqD family protein; amino-acid sequence: MSDGTTLSIKRSITVRAVVTPAWKEEAERELSTAIATTDQQLAQLEQEGQQVVDDVRRQSANPLDPRVQEQVAQVQQQVAAKRAELEEQKRNLLQQQAQVRELEMEQIVEQGQLESFCDVQVGDNLVSKMQVAVVVRDGVIEAIEQG